In Pseudofrankia saprophytica, one genomic interval encodes:
- a CDS encoding YceI family protein: MTTPSVSNPSAPALPETGSGLPLAAGVWPIDPAHSGVYFQVRHLGLTNVRGRFDLFNGTLTIGETLADVAIDATIDMASVNTNQPDRDAHLRSTDFFDVEHHPTMHYRSLSVTEGEDGYQVAGELTINATTQPVSLAVEFNGVDVHPADGRTRAGFAATTEIRRSDYGIDFNMPLGAGKLALGDKIKIELDLQFIAP; this comes from the coding sequence ATGACGACTCCATCCGTGTCCAACCCCTCGGCGCCAGCACTCCCTGAAACGGGAAGCGGGCTACCGCTCGCTGCCGGCGTCTGGCCCATCGACCCCGCACACTCCGGTGTCTACTTCCAGGTCCGCCACCTCGGCCTGACCAACGTCCGCGGCCGGTTCGACCTGTTCAACGGCACACTCACCATCGGCGAGACCCTCGCGGACGTCGCCATCGACGCCACGATCGACATGGCCTCGGTCAACACCAACCAGCCCGACCGAGACGCCCACCTACGCTCCACCGACTTCTTCGACGTCGAACACCACCCAACCATGCATTACCGGTCACTATCCGTCACCGAAGGCGAAGACGGCTACCAAGTCGCCGGCGAACTGACCATCAACGCGACCACACAGCCAGTCAGCCTGGCGGTCGAGTTCAACGGCGTCGACGTCCACCCCGCGGACGGCCGGACCAGAGCCGGGTTCGCCGCCACCACCGAGATCCGCCGCAGCGACTACGGCATCGACTTCAACATGCCCCTCGGCGCCGGCAAACTCGCCCTCGGCGACAAGATCAAAATCGAGCTCGACCTCCAGTTCATCGCCCCATGA
- a CDS encoding IS256 family transposase, which produces MTDTMADTAAGAIPVRPVDGDGAPAGVVVDEALAQSLVEKARVEGLSLTGPGGLLGTLTKMVLEKALAAELSSHLGYEAHDPAGRDGGNSRNGTRTKTVVTEIGPVEIDVPRDRDGTFTPTIVAKRQRRLGGVEDLVVSLVAKGLTTGEVQAHLAEIYGTTVSRQQVSDITDRVIEGMEAWRARPLDAVYAVVFIDAIMVKIRDGQVANRPIYAAIGVTADGERDILGLWAGTGGEGAKHWQLVLTDLKNRGVADVLILVCDGLTGLPDAVAQVWPDTIVQTCIVHLLRNSFRYASKRDWPALARDLKPVYTAPTEAAALDRFADFSAIWEKKYPAIIRLWENAWAEFVPFLRFDAEIRTVIATTNAIESLNSRFRRSVKARGHFPNEQAALKHLYLTVTSLDPTGRGRAKWMIRWKAPLNAFDLAFDGRLTAGRK; this is translated from the coding sequence ATGACCGACACGATGGCTGACACGGCGGCTGGGGCGATCCCGGTCAGACCGGTGGATGGCGATGGGGCGCCGGCGGGCGTGGTCGTGGACGAGGCGCTCGCGCAGAGCCTCGTGGAGAAGGCCCGGGTTGAGGGGCTGTCGCTGACGGGGCCGGGCGGGCTGCTGGGCACCCTGACGAAGATGGTCCTGGAGAAGGCCCTCGCCGCCGAGCTGAGCTCGCATCTGGGCTACGAGGCCCACGACCCGGCCGGCCGTGACGGCGGGAACTCCCGTAACGGCACTCGAACGAAGACCGTGGTCACCGAGATCGGACCGGTCGAGATCGACGTGCCCCGTGACCGTGACGGCACCTTCACCCCGACGATCGTCGCCAAGCGCCAACGCCGCCTCGGCGGGGTCGAGGACCTCGTCGTCTCGCTGGTCGCGAAGGGACTGACGACCGGCGAGGTCCAGGCGCATCTCGCCGAGATCTACGGCACCACCGTGTCGCGCCAGCAGGTCTCGGACATCACCGACAGGGTCATCGAGGGCATGGAGGCCTGGCGCGCCCGCCCCCTGGACGCCGTCTACGCCGTCGTGTTCATCGACGCCATCATGGTGAAGATCCGCGACGGGCAGGTCGCGAACCGGCCGATCTACGCCGCGATCGGCGTCACCGCCGACGGCGAACGCGACATCCTCGGCCTCTGGGCCGGCACCGGCGGCGAAGGCGCCAAACACTGGCAGCTTGTCCTGACCGACCTGAAGAACCGCGGCGTCGCCGACGTCCTCATCCTCGTCTGCGACGGCCTGACCGGCCTACCCGACGCCGTCGCCCAGGTTTGGCCCGACACCATCGTCCAGACCTGCATCGTGCACCTGCTCCGCAACTCGTTCAGATATGCGTCCAAGAGGGACTGGCCCGCACTCGCCCGCGACCTCAAGCCCGTCTACACCGCCCCGACCGAGGCGGCCGCGCTCGACCGGTTCGCCGACTTCTCCGCGATCTGGGAGAAGAAATACCCCGCGATCATCCGGCTCTGGGAGAACGCCTGGGCCGAGTTCGTCCCGTTCCTGCGCTTCGACGCCGAGATCCGGACCGTCATCGCCACGACCAACGCGATCGAGTCGCTGAACTCCCGGTTCCGCCGCTCCGTCAAGGCCCGCGGCCACTTCCCCAACGAACAGGCCGCACTCAAGCACCTCTACCTCACCGTGACCAGCCTCGACCCCACCGGACGCGGCCGGGCAAAGTGGATGATCCGCTGGAAGGCACCGCTGAACGCCTTCGACCTCGCGTTCGACGGGCGCCTCACCGCCGGCCGAAAGTAG
- a CDS encoding IS6 family transposase has protein sequence MRPLVPESEFVGFRFPPEVITLAVRWYLRFALSYRDVEELLAERGLDIDHVTIFRWVQRFTPLLVEAARPCRHRPGSRWFVDETYIKIAGRWRYLYRAVDQHGQVIDVLASERRDQLAARHFFRQALAHSRRPVEVTTDKAPIYPRVLDELLPEACHVDARWENNRIESDHSRPKARLRPTRGLKRLRSAQTISTGHSLIQNIRRGHHELGTDVEPRRRLAAAFTELSHAI, from the coding sequence GTGCGTCCGCTGGTCCCAGAGTCGGAGTTCGTCGGGTTCCGGTTCCCGCCCGAGGTGATCACATTGGCGGTTCGCTGGTACTTGCGGTTCGCGTTGTCGTACCGGGACGTTGAGGAGCTGCTCGCGGAACGCGGCCTCGACATCGACCACGTCACGATCTTCCGGTGGGTGCAGCGGTTCACGCCGCTGCTGGTCGAGGCGGCCCGACCCTGCCGGCACCGCCCGGGTAGCAGGTGGTTCGTCGACGAGACGTACATCAAGATCGCCGGAAGGTGGAGGTACTTGTATCGCGCCGTTGACCAGCACGGCCAGGTCATCGACGTGCTCGCCAGCGAACGGCGCGACCAGCTCGCGGCCCGCCACTTCTTCCGCCAGGCCCTGGCCCACAGCCGCCGGCCGGTCGAGGTCACCACGGACAAGGCACCGATCTACCCCCGGGTTCTCGATGAGCTGCTGCCCGAGGCCTGCCACGTCGACGCACGCTGGGAGAACAACCGCATCGAGTCCGACCACAGCAGACCCAAAGCCCGGCTACGGCCGACGCGGGGCCTGAAACGGCTGCGCTCCGCTCAGACGATCAGCACCGGACATTCCTTGATCCAGAACATCCGCCGCGGCCACCATGAACTCGGAACCGACGTCGAACCCCGGCGCCGACTCGCCGCAGCGTTCACCGAGCTCTCCCACGCCATCTGA
- a CDS encoding universal stress protein → MGKIIVGVDGSDTASNAAARAAVLASALGHELIVVSAFSSTDRLQIGRPGDELDLSASDVALKMAEQAIEDLPADLAGLPTTPRSEFGRPADVLVSVAEELGASIIVVGNKRVQGVTRVLGSIAADVARHAPCDILIAHTH, encoded by the coding sequence ATGGGCAAGATCATTGTCGGCGTCGATGGAAGTGACACAGCGAGCAATGCCGCGGCTAGAGCGGCGGTGCTCGCTTCCGCCCTCGGGCATGAGCTGATCGTCGTCAGCGCCTTCAGCTCAACCGACCGGTTGCAGATCGGCCGGCCCGGCGACGAACTCGACCTGTCCGCGAGCGATGTCGCGCTGAAGATGGCCGAGCAGGCGATCGAAGATCTCCCGGCCGACCTCGCTGGCCTGCCGACCACTCCTCGCTCGGAGTTCGGCAGGCCGGCTGACGTGCTCGTCAGTGTCGCCGAAGAGCTCGGGGCGAGCATCATCGTGGTTGGCAACAAACGCGTCCAAGGCGTCACTCGAGTCTTGGGCAGCATCGCAGCGGACGTCGCCCGTCACGCGCCTTGCGACATCCTCATCGCGCACACCCACTGA
- a CDS encoding CHAT domain-containing tetratricopeptide repeat protein, which produces MRKRLLRKRLLGRVRSRLERFEVDRNPATVLDPEALAEVAALVNTVSDPAADLEIAQVAGRLYWARYLVLDPGEDQQDLTAALALFAQVYQTRPDAIPDQVRALFDENSPSELDTAQAWTGRAVALVRETMRTGNRSALNDAIDLFRQAVDATPLDHPDRVGYLSNLGAALRIRFERGGVLADLDGAITAGQAAVDTTPADHPTRAMYLSNLGIALRTRFERAGALADLDGAIVAGQAAVDATPGDHPDRAGRLSNLGIALQTRSGRGGGLADLDDAIDLFRQAADTTPADHPDRAGRLSNLGVALRRRFERGGELADLDSAITAGQAAVDATPADHPDRAMYLSNLGIALRRRFERRGELADLDSAIVAGQAAVDATPADHPDRAGRLSNLGLTLQTRFERGGVRADLDSAIVAGQAAVDATPTDHPDHAGRLSNLGIALRTRSGRSGESADLDSAIGLFRQAADATPADHPDRTAILSNLGTALQTRFERAGELVDLDDAIVAGQAAVDATPTDHPDHAGILSNLGVALRTRFERAGNLADADAAIAAGQAAVDATPADHPDRAGRLSNLGNALRTRFERAGDIAGLDGAIGLFQRAADASPADHPNRALYLSNLGVALRTRFERAGNLADAADSIAAGQAAVDATPVDHPDRAGWLSNLGIALRTRFERGGNLADLNAEIDAHQAAVRVVGASPRVRVGAARGWARAAADAGRWDEAVTGFAAAIELLGQVAPRVLGRGDQEYLLAEVGSLGADAAACCVRAGLVGQAVELFEQGRGVMLGQALDTRTDLTILAERHPDLAASFTGLRDALDRANDPARPTRHQLSEGGAAATATGAERRATAVAFDDLIARIRELDGFAGFLRPPPVGELLATAADGPVVVVAVSRFGSHALLLTGGGVEAVPLAGLTPQTVYDQVNAFLTALDDTTSAAQGRVGEILGWLWDVLAGPVLDRLGIVGPTTDGGRWPRLWWCTSGLLSFLPVHAAGHHHTRFDPAPATVLDRVIPSYTPTIRALAHTRHTGRPRADSRVALREDGRLVAVAMPHTPDAPDLPGALAETSALQARFPGQVDVLTGPEATRQTVLDRLPAGRWAHFACHGAAELADPSTSRLLLADQPLTVLDVARLQLHDAELAFLSACSTAMPGSRLTDEAIHLASAFQLAGYRHVIAALWPIGDQHAVNIAHDIYTTLTDSGDTAAAVHTAARGSRSLWARMPAVWASHIHVGA; this is translated from the coding sequence ATGCGGAAGCGTCTACTGCGAAAGCGTCTGCTCGGGCGGGTACGGTCACGGCTGGAACGGTTTGAGGTCGATCGGAATCCGGCCACGGTCCTGGATCCGGAGGCGCTCGCCGAGGTGGCGGCATTGGTCAACACGGTCTCCGACCCGGCCGCGGATCTGGAGATCGCTCAGGTGGCCGGGCGGCTGTACTGGGCGCGTTACCTGGTTCTCGACCCCGGCGAGGACCAGCAGGATCTCACCGCTGCCCTGGCGTTGTTCGCGCAGGTGTACCAGACCCGCCCGGACGCGATCCCTGACCAGGTGCGCGCCTTGTTCGACGAGAACTCGCCCAGCGAGCTCGACACTGCCCAGGCGTGGACTGGCCGTGCTGTCGCTCTCGTACGCGAAACGATGCGGACCGGTAACCGGTCAGCACTGAACGACGCGATCGACCTGTTCCGGCAGGCGGTGGACGCCACCCCACTCGACCACCCCGACCGCGTCGGGTACCTCTCCAACCTTGGCGCCGCCCTGCGGATCCGGTTTGAGCGGGGTGGGGTGCTGGCGGATCTGGACGGCGCGATCACGGCCGGACAGGCCGCCGTGGACACCACCCCGGCCGACCACCCCACCCGCGCCATGTACCTGTCCAACCTCGGCATCGCCCTGCGGACCCGGTTCGAGCGGGCCGGGGCGCTGGCGGATCTGGACGGCGCGATTGTGGCCGGGCAGGCCGCCGTGGACGCCACCCCCGGCGACCACCCAGACCGCGCGGGACGGCTGTCCAACCTTGGCATCGCCCTGCAGACCCGGTCCGGGCGGGGCGGGGGGCTGGCGGATCTGGACGACGCGATCGACCTGTTCCGACAGGCGGCGGATACCACTCCCGCCGACCACCCCGACCGCGCGGGACGGCTGTCCAACCTCGGCGTCGCCCTTCGGAGACGGTTTGAACGGGGCGGGGAGTTGGCGGATCTGGACAGCGCGATCACGGCCGGACAGGCCGCCGTGGACGCCACCCCCGCCGACCACCCCGACCGCGCCATGTACCTGTCCAACCTCGGCATCGCTCTGCGGAGACGGTTTGAGCGGCGCGGGGAGCTGGCGGATCTGGACAGCGCGATTGTGGCCGGACAGGCCGCCGTGGACGCCACCCCCGCCGACCACCCAGACCGCGCGGGACGGCTATCCAACCTCGGCCTGACCCTGCAGACCCGGTTCGAGCGGGGTGGGGTGCGGGCGGATCTGGACAGCGCGATTGTGGCCGGACAGGCCGCCGTGGACGCCACCCCCACCGACCACCCCGACCACGCAGGACGGCTATCCAACCTCGGCATCGCCCTGCGCACCCGGTCCGGGCGGAGCGGGGAATCGGCGGATCTGGACAGCGCGATCGGCCTGTTCCGACAGGCGGCGGACGCCACCCCCGCCGACCACCCCGACCGCACCGCGATCCTGTCCAACCTCGGGACCGCCCTGCAGACCCGGTTCGAGCGGGCCGGGGAACTCGTGGATCTGGACGACGCGATTGTGGCCGGCCAGGCCGCCGTGGACGCCACCCCCACCGACCACCCCGACCACGCAGGAATCCTGTCCAACCTCGGCGTCGCCCTGCGGACCCGGTTCGAGCGGGCCGGGAACCTGGCGGATGCGGACGCCGCGATCGCGGCCGGGCAGGCCGCCGTGGACGCCACCCCCGCCGACCACCCCGACCGCGCGGGACGGCTATCCAACCTCGGCAACGCCCTGCGCACCCGGTTCGAACGGGCCGGGGACATTGCGGGCCTGGACGGCGCCATCGGCCTGTTCCAACGGGCGGCGGACGCCAGCCCTGCCGACCACCCCAACCGCGCCCTGTACCTGTCCAACCTCGGCGTCGCCCTGCGGACCCGGTTCGAGCGGGCCGGGAATCTGGCGGATGCGGCCGACTCGATCGCGGCCGGGCAGGCCGCCGTGGACGCCACCCCCGTCGACCACCCCGACCGCGCGGGGTGGCTGTCCAACCTCGGCATCGCCCTGCGCACCCGGTTCGAGCGAGGCGGGAACCTGGCGGACCTGAATGCCGAGATCGACGCCCACCAGGCCGCGGTTCGGGTGGTCGGAGCGTCGCCGCGGGTCCGGGTGGGTGCGGCGCGTGGCTGGGCGCGGGCGGCGGCAGACGCAGGCCGGTGGGACGAGGCGGTGACAGGGTTTGCGGCGGCGATCGAGCTGCTGGGGCAGGTGGCGCCGCGTGTCCTGGGTCGAGGCGATCAGGAGTATCTGCTGGCCGAGGTGGGGAGTCTGGGCGCGGACGCGGCGGCCTGCTGCGTACGGGCCGGTCTGGTGGGCCAGGCGGTGGAGCTGTTCGAGCAGGGCCGGGGGGTGATGCTGGGCCAGGCATTGGACACCCGCACCGACCTGACCATCCTCGCCGAGCGGCATCCCGACCTGGCGGCATCGTTCACCGGCCTGCGTGACGCCTTGGACCGGGCCAACGACCCGGCCCGGCCGACTCGGCACCAGCTCAGTGAGGGTGGTGCCGCTGCCACTGCTACCGGTGCCGAACGGCGGGCGACGGCGGTGGCGTTCGACGATCTGATCGCCAGGATCCGTGAGCTGGATGGCTTCGCTGGGTTTCTCCGGCCACCGCCGGTCGGCGAACTGCTGGCGACGGCCGCCGACGGCCCGGTGGTGGTCGTGGCGGTCTCGCGGTTCGGTTCCCACGCGCTGCTCCTGACCGGCGGCGGGGTGGAGGCGGTGCCGCTGGCCGGGCTGACCCCCCAGACGGTCTACGACCAGGTGAACGCCTTCCTCACCGCGCTGGACGACACCACCTCAGCGGCACAGGGGCGGGTGGGTGAGATTCTCGGCTGGCTGTGGGATGTCCTCGCCGGCCCAGTACTCGACCGGCTGGGCATCGTCGGCCCGACGACCGACGGTGGACGCTGGCCGCGGCTGTGGTGGTGCACGTCGGGGCTGCTGTCGTTCCTGCCGGTGCACGCCGCCGGTCATCACCACACCCGGTTCGACCCGGCGCCGGCCACCGTCCTCGACCGGGTGATCCCCTCCTACACTCCCACCATCCGCGCCCTGGCCCACACCCGCCACACCGGCCGCCCACGCGCCGACAGCCGGGTCGCCCTCCGCGAGGACGGCCGGCTGGTCGCGGTGGCGATGCCCCACACCCCCGACGCGCCCGACCTGCCCGGCGCCCTGGCCGAAACCAGTGCCCTGCAGGCCCGGTTCCCTGGCCAGGTCGACGTGCTGACCGGTCCGGAGGCGACCCGGCAGACGGTGCTGGACAGGCTGCCGGCCGGCCGGTGGGCGCACTTCGCCTGCCACGGCGCCGCCGAGCTGGCCGACCCCTCCACCAGCCGTTTGCTGCTGGCCGACCAGCCGCTGACCGTCCTCGACGTCGCCCGGCTACAGCTGCACGACGCGGAACTGGCGTTCCTGTCCGCCTGCTCCACCGCGATGCCAGGCAGCCGGCTGACCGACGAGGCAATCCACCTGGCCTCCGCGTTCCAACTCGCCGGCTACCGACACGTCATTGCCGCCCTGTGGCCGATCGGCGACCAGCATGCCGTCAACATCGCCCACGACATCTACACCACCCTCACCGACAGCGGGGACACCGCCGCCGCCGTCCACACAGCCGCCCGCGGATCCCGCAGCCTGTGGGCGCGCATGCCGGCGGTGTGGGCATCCCACATCCACGTCGGCGCCTGA
- a CDS encoding glycoside hydrolase family 43 protein, producing the protein MNVNPILPGFYPDPSICRVGSDYYLATSSFEYFPGVPIFHSTDLLHWEQIGNVLDRPTQLNVAPGLAFASAGIFAPTLRHRDGRFWLVTTNFTDVRKGHLLVHTDDPAGAWTDPVYTQGALGIDPDLAWDDDGTCYLSWSYPGTIMQAAVDPESGKLLSEPQALWSGTGLAFPEAPHLYRHGGWWYLVIAEGGTERGHTVTVARSRSITGPFDANPANPILTRSGTEHPVQNTGHADLVELPNGDWAMVHLGVRPRGSSPKFHVNGRETFLAGVEWASDWPTVVEDRYTVPVRPTAFTDDFSAPALHHRWISPGTNPQTFADLRAGGGVVLAAGRAPDAREARHLLAVRTQDMQWQATATIPAGDACLTVRLDDDHWAAVERRGDTLTARMVLGPLDQALATVAGIGPQHPLAVRAVAHPDAHTFRSGPDQLELGYLRDGQFQPLAAADGRYLSTEVAGGFTGRVVGVEAIGTDATLANFEYQGLDASTAAVQETRK; encoded by the coding sequence GTGAACGTCAACCCGATTCTTCCCGGTTTCTATCCGGACCCGTCGATCTGCCGAGTCGGCAGTGACTACTACCTGGCGACCTCCAGTTTTGAGTATTTCCCCGGGGTGCCGATCTTCCACAGTACGGACCTCCTGCACTGGGAGCAGATTGGCAACGTGCTCGACCGCCCCACCCAGCTGAACGTGGCCCCTGGCCTCGCCTTTGCCAGCGCCGGGATCTTCGCCCCTACACTGCGCCACCGTGACGGCCGGTTCTGGCTCGTCACGACGAACTTCACGGATGTCAGGAAGGGCCATCTCCTGGTCCACACCGACGACCCGGCCGGGGCATGGACCGACCCCGTCTACACTCAGGGGGCATTGGGCATCGACCCCGACCTGGCCTGGGACGACGACGGCACCTGCTATCTAAGCTGGTCATACCCCGGAACGATCATGCAGGCCGCCGTCGACCCCGAGTCCGGCAAGCTCCTCTCCGAACCACAGGCGCTGTGGAGCGGGACAGGACTCGCCTTTCCCGAGGCACCCCACCTGTACCGCCACGGCGGCTGGTGGTACCTCGTCATCGCCGAAGGCGGCACCGAGCGCGGCCACACCGTGACCGTCGCCCGCTCCCGTTCGATCACCGGCCCCTTCGACGCGAACCCAGCCAATCCAATCCTCACCCGCAGCGGCACCGAACACCCGGTCCAGAACACCGGCCACGCCGACCTCGTGGAACTCCCCAACGGAGACTGGGCCATGGTCCACCTTGGGGTACGCCCCCGCGGCAGCTCTCCCAAGTTCCACGTCAACGGCCGCGAAACGTTCCTCGCCGGCGTCGAATGGGCCAGTGACTGGCCCACGGTCGTCGAGGACCGATATACCGTGCCGGTACGGCCCACCGCCTTCACCGACGACTTCTCCGCTCCGGCCCTACACCACCGGTGGATCTCACCCGGGACGAACCCGCAGACGTTCGCCGATCTCCGAGCCGGAGGCGGCGTCGTGCTGGCCGCCGGTCGGGCACCGGACGCACGCGAGGCCCGCCACCTACTCGCGGTACGCACCCAGGACATGCAGTGGCAGGCCACCGCGACGATCCCCGCCGGCGACGCCTGCCTGACCGTCCGTCTTGACGACGACCACTGGGCCGCCGTCGAACGGCGCGGCGACACACTGACCGCGCGGATGGTGCTCGGCCCCCTCGACCAGGCCCTCGCCACCGTCGCGGGGATCGGGCCACAGCATCCGCTCGCTGTCCGCGCCGTCGCGCATCCCGACGCGCATACCTTCCGCAGCGGACCCGACCAACTCGAACTGGGCTACCTCCGCGACGGCCAATTCCAGCCGCTCGCCGCCGCCGACGGCCGCTACCTCTCCACCGAAGTTGCCGGTGGATTCACCGGTCGCGTCGTCGGCGTCGAAGCCATCGGAACCGACGCCACGCTGGCGAACTTCGAGTACCAGGGTTTGGATGCCTCCACAGCAGCGGTGCAGGAAACCCGGAAATAG
- a CDS encoding alpha-L-rhamnosidase N-terminal domain-containing protein: MEEFRVTTATARSDTGWRAATGAILVDGVCDGETHDARPDLTDWSTAGYDGGGSAVEVVDRGPRHPRRANAPPIRRVAGGVVAG, translated from the coding sequence CTGGAGGAATTCCGTGTCACTACGGCGACCGCCAGGAGTGACACGGGCTGGCGTGCCGCGACCGGCGCGATCCTCGTGGACGGCGTCTGCGACGGCGAGACCCACGACGCCCGGCCGGATCTCACGGATTGGAGCACAGCGGGCTACGACGGCGGCGGGTCTGCGGTCGAGGTCGTCGACCGCGGACCTCGACACCCTCGTCGCGCGAACGCACCGCCGATCAGGCGGGTAGCCGGCGGCGTAGTCGCGGGGTGA
- a CDS encoding phytanoyl-CoA dioxygenase family protein, whose translation MPVTLDRRTRWDADLRHVDIEDFLANEFPDLAARHGHLVAQGIDFLGAPPLAIEMGGAAWTFSSDGRTLTAASGVAEGALIVTFSTGDFSDWVQNQRSFNAMLVARELRYRGGTERDVSIWDSLWLTLLEGWPVTPDDVDFRDRDGERLELGRIFTPDDDPTDVAHFLREAGFLHLRGWVDPADMREVSADVDRALPDYYEGDGRSWWATVADGSRRCVRLQEFVDRSPTIAAILRGDRWDHLRRALAGDDVLVSAPVTGRVLEALVKPREVRAGPSDVSFHRDCHLGRHAYGCSKPIVGIAVTASGEENGQLRVVAGSHRALMPVEIAKIRPYLPVVAVPTEAGDVTVHLSCTLHESTPPLVSERRVLYTSFSLPAREPATDAGRAIAELRERVFKILDPAATDGR comes from the coding sequence GTGCCTGTAACCCTGGACCGTCGTACCCGCTGGGACGCCGACCTGCGCCACGTCGACATAGAGGATTTCCTCGCGAACGAGTTTCCGGACCTTGCCGCGCGTCACGGCCATCTCGTGGCGCAGGGAATCGACTTCCTCGGCGCTCCGCCCCTCGCGATCGAGATGGGTGGTGCTGCGTGGACCTTCTCCAGCGACGGGAGGACACTGACGGCCGCCAGCGGTGTGGCCGAAGGCGCCCTCATTGTAACGTTCAGCACCGGCGACTTTTCCGACTGGGTGCAGAACCAGCGTTCGTTCAACGCCATGCTCGTCGCGCGCGAGCTTCGGTACCGCGGCGGCACCGAGCGGGACGTCTCCATCTGGGACTCGCTCTGGCTGACCCTCCTGGAAGGGTGGCCGGTCACGCCCGACGACGTCGACTTCCGTGACCGCGACGGCGAACGGCTCGAACTCGGCCGGATCTTCACTCCCGACGACGACCCGACGGACGTCGCCCATTTCCTGCGGGAGGCCGGGTTTCTGCACCTGCGCGGCTGGGTCGACCCGGCGGACATGCGGGAGGTGTCGGCTGATGTCGATCGTGCGCTGCCCGACTACTACGAAGGCGACGGTCGGTCGTGGTGGGCGACCGTGGCGGACGGCTCCCGCCGCTGTGTCCGGCTTCAGGAGTTCGTAGATCGGTCTCCGACCATCGCGGCCATCCTCCGTGGTGACCGCTGGGACCATCTGCGTCGCGCCCTGGCCGGCGACGACGTCCTCGTGTCAGCCCCGGTGACGGGGCGCGTTCTGGAGGCGCTCGTCAAGCCGCGCGAGGTGAGGGCCGGCCCGTCGGATGTCAGCTTCCACCGAGACTGTCACCTCGGTCGGCACGCCTATGGGTGTTCAAAACCGATCGTCGGCATCGCTGTCACCGCGAGCGGCGAGGAGAACGGGCAGCTGCGGGTCGTCGCCGGTTCGCACCGTGCCCTGATGCCGGTCGAGATCGCCAAGATTCGGCCCTACCTGCCGGTGGTCGCCGTCCCCACCGAGGCGGGCGACGTGACCGTGCATCTGAGCTGCACGCTCCACGAGTCGACCCCGCCACTCGTGTCGGAGCGCCGCGTGCTGTACACGAGCTTCTCGCTCCCCGCGCGTGAGCCGGCCACCGACGCCGGCCGCGCGATCGCCGAGCTCCGCGAGCGGGTGTTCAAAATTCTCGATCCGGCCGCCACCGACGGCCGCTGA